The sequence ACTCACAGCAACAAACATGATTAGAGTCATTAACCccacaaataaaaacaaaggatAGTTAGCATAATGTTTATTGTATAATTTGTATtcatattatgaaatattatatatattacatgtctCGAAAATAGTAACTTACaaacaacatattttttaaacacaatCTTGGAGAACATAAACCAGAAACACACATTCGCCTCCACTGCATATATAAATGCACACAAAAGATTATCATTTTCAGAACATCTTCTCACTAGACATTGAACTTCTGTTTGGCGAACTCGATGAACTCGGCAACGGTTGGCATGTAAGGTTTCACAGCTTCATGTGCTTTGAAtatccactacaagaaaacacaagttttacgagggcagttttcctcgtgacttcgtcgtaaaagcagtgttacgaggaattagcgaggaaacccgtttcgtcgttatacgtttgtcgtaacgcatatatcctcgctaattcgtcgtaacatagcgagaaaataatttcgtcgtaaaagcgaagaggaatatttcgtcgtaaagaccacgtaacgcttccacgtaaggacgtcgctaaatttcctcgtaaataccacgaaagacgttcctcgtaaaacccacgtaaataactcgaaagtaaatactcgtaaagtaaacgtaaataccttgatagcttttctcgtaaagaccacgtgaactttccacgtcatttccttgtaaacaattcctcgtaaaaacctcgttaagcttccacgtaaagaagtcgcaaaattagctacgaatttacttcgtttcgttattttacagaaatataaaaaattataattaaaaaaataatttaaattatttaaattattaataaaattaaaattctaaaaaaatcaaaaccaaaatattttatatataaataagttttgaattcataatacaagaaccgaaattaaaaagaactaagggtcgtGAATCGCCCGATaaaattcatcactcctcgccgttacatccgcctcggcatgtgtgtCGGATGTTGACTCGCCTGGAATAGGATTTCGTTGTCGCATGGTCATCGGGGGAGGAGGAACCGATGGTCCTCTAGAAGAGGGAGACCCaaagactctctgagtgtactgagtctcggggacagtctcttgtcccgaagaaccgggagctgatgaagacgacgggtctaaacgattatccggctcaccgaacatctctctgtaatgggcagtaagtctaccttttcgaacctgagaaaaaaatttaattttttaaattttcgtcaacagtatattttccaacattatccacctaatcaaaactaaataacataagatccgtaaacttatctaaattccctatactaaccacctaatctacctaaactaaccaaattagagaggaattagagaggcttaccattgcaacgaaacagggaggaagtggagaggaagtagagaggaaagaaagagtgagcgctcggggtgtatatataagattacattccgtcgcaaattcctcgtaattttacgacgaattacagaggcccgtgtttttttttacgacgaaacagcgagagattacaaaggcccgcgttttattatacgaggaattacaaaggcccgtgttttttaggtacgaggacgttacgacgattttgtttacgtggaattaccgaggaaagcttccctataaatatacccgtaactctccttctcaacccacacccaaactcccaaatcacaccctatctcacatcatactctcaaatccaatcctattcaaattataaaaatttgagaaaaaaggaagagaagatgatattggaatttatgttggtgagacttaagtaatataattgctggaagtcttgccacatgtaaatccagtatatttcttctttttctttttttttctagtttttacagtacgaggtgtttacgacgattttggttacgtGGTAATTACGACGAATTTgttttacgtggtatttacgacgaatctctcctacgtggaataaacgaggaatttgtcctacgtggtatttacgacgaatttgtcctacgtggtatttacgacgaatctctcctacgtggaataaacgaggaattcgtcgtaagttcgacgtcaacatacgaggaattaacgagtattccgtttaaatccctaaaatccgaaaccccaaaccccaaaccccatattccttatcttctacttcatatattacAAActctatctttattttcattccaaaccacaattcacTATCTTCaaattcatatattccaaaccacaattctcacttttacttattcataaaacaaactcccacattttcttattcacaaaacaaactcccacattaccttattcataaaacaaactctcacattaccttattcataaaacaaactacacaaaatcgagtatatttcttctttttttctttttttttctagtttttacagtacgaggtgtttacgacgattttggttacgtggtttttacgacgattccgtcctacgtggaattaaagtggaccgcgttcatcatttatattacgtggtatttacgacgaatctctcctacgtggtatttacgacgaatttgtcctacgtggtatttacgacgaatctctcctacgtggaataaacgaggaatttgtcctacgtggtatttacgacgaatttgtcctacgtggtatttacgacgaatctctcctacgtggaataaacgaggaatttgtcctacgtggtatttacaacgaatttgtcctacgtggtatttacgacaaatctctcctacgtggaataaacgaggaattcgtcgtaagttcgacgtcaacatacgaggaattaacgagtattccgtttaaatccctaaaatccgaaaccccaaaccccaaaccccatattccttatcttctacttcatatattccaaaccctatctttattttcattccaaaccacaattccctatcttctaattcatatattccaaaccacaattctcacttttacttattcataaaacaaactcccacattttcttattcacaaaacaaactcccacattaccttatttataaaacaaactctcacattaccttattcataaaacaaactacacaaaatcgagtatatttcttctttttcttttttttttctagtttttacagtacgaggtgtttacgacgattttggttacgtggtttttacgacgattccgtcctacgtggaattaaagtggaccgcgttcatcatttattttacgtggtatttacgacgaatctctcctacgtggtatttacgacgaatttgtcctacgtggtatttacgacgaatctctcctacgtggaataaacgagaaattcgtcgtaagtttgacgtcaacatacgaggaattaacgagtattccgtttaaatccctaaaatccgaaaccccaaaccccaaaccccatattccttatcttctacttcatatattccaaaccctatctttattttcattccaaaccacaattccttatcttctaattcatatattccaaaccacaattcccacttttacttattcataaaacaaactcccacattttcttattcacaaaacaaactcccacattaccttattcataaaacaaactctcacattaccttattgataaaacaaactacacaaaatcgaaaatacatcaatcggattcATCGACATTCTCATCATCACTAGAAATgtcttcattttcattaaactcgtcttcaacagcttcgtctgtggcatcatcggtaagaacttcgtactcgtgattatgcggatcaatgagaaggatgtcatcaatttcttgttcaggttcctcgactccATTTATCtattcttcttgcaatggtggttcttctccactgatgattcgtcctcgaggtgttactttgatcactgctaacctATTTATAaccgaatctctcatccgagggtatggaaggaagctaacttggtctgcttgtgaagctaagatgaaaggctcgaatttgttgtaccgtcGTCCACctttgacatcaactacaccgaatttgttagaccgaacacctctgttgacgacgggggtcgaaccattcacatttgaagaggacgcatttcagcttcagtatccctggaaattcgacttcaataatctacgtgtgtcacttacaaagttggtggattcaaaattaattaggtgcaaaaaaaaaacgtgtgtcacttacaaagttggtggattcaaaatttcctcgctaaatccaagtaaatagtttcctcgtaaataatctccgtgtgtcacttacaaagttggtggattcaaaattaattaggtgcaaaaaaaaaacgtgtgtcacttacaaagttggtggattcaaaatttcctcgctaaatccaagtaaatagtttcctcgtaaataagaCGCGAAGTTTACGTCCACTTTACGAGGAACGTACGTGAAACATGATATcatcgttatttcctcgtaaatgacACGTCACATTACATCGACTTTACGACGAACGGTTTTTGTCGttagtttacgaggaaataacgatgATATCATGTTTCACGTACGTTCCTCGTAAAGTGGACGTAAACTTACGAGGTTTTTTTTTCCTCGTTAATATTCCTCGTTAAGCTtgagttttcttgtagtgatctCGGCCCACTGGACCAGGCCCGGTGTTGTCTCTGGACTCAAAAACTTCATACCTGAAAACGCCTCGATGACAGATAGTGGACCCAATATGGCGCCACATGCAATGTCGACGTACCCAATGTTTTGGCCTCCGAAGAAGTCTCCGCCTTTGTTGCTCTTCTGAAAACCCTCCTCCAACGCCGCTAGACATTCTATCAAACTTCCCGCTGCCGTCATCCTCCCGGCTTCATCTTTTGCTCCAGCCGCCGCATCGATCGATTCAAAGCACTGCACCATGTTCACAACATTATACACATATTCCACAAGAgttatatataaagaaacaaAGGTATTGGTGAAACTTGATACATTTCCGTCAACGAAGTGAGCCCAAAAACGAGCAGCGGCGCGATCTTTAGGATCAGAAGGGAGGATGGAAGGCTTGGAGGGCCATGATTCATCGACGTACTGAACAATGTTGAGAGACTCGCAGATTGAGACGTCACCATGGATAAGGACAGGGACTTTCTTGTGGATTGGGTTGGATTTGAGAAGAAGATCGCTCTTCGAGTTCAGAACATCGGCTTCTTCTATGTACTCGTACTCAACGGACTTAAGGTGTAAAGCGACTCGACCCCTCAAGGCGAATGGGCTTGACCATGTTCCAAGCAGCTTCACAGTACTGTTCGAACCATTCTGAGCCATcttagttttgtgtttttttcttaatgtgaGCTATGTATCGAGAGACGAAGTTgtatgttttcttgtttttaacATTTGAGTTTTGGGTGCGTATTTATAAAggaataatatatgtttttcatatttttcttaattcaaAGGTCGTTctagtttttcttttgtcaaaagGTTAAGATTTAATTTTTGACTTGAGACAAGAAAATAGCACTaacaaatttgattttaaatCCTAATTAAAGATTAGTCATGGGAAAATAAGGTGGTTTCAATTTGACCGGCACTGGACTACGAAAGTGTCAGGATTGATTGTTGACTAGTTAGATTTTTTATTCGAATACGATCATCCTTCAAGATTATTACTTAAATACATTATGGGCCTTGTGCAGACATATTTTTTTCCCAAAAGTTATAATGATATTTCCTTAAATTTACAAATTAGGACCCTAATCTATGTGCTGTTTAACAAACTAGGAACCTAATTCTTAAACAAAAAATTTCAGAATATTGAAGGACCCTGTGCATGTGCACTTTGAGCACACCCCAAGAGCCGGCACTCATTATTATGACGGCTTCAAATTATCCTAGGTTTAAACCAACACTCCATCTTAGGGTACTGGTTTCTCCACTATCACCCACAAAATCACTTTTTGCGGTTGGTACCGGTTATTGACGTTTTGTAACAATCACTTAAACCGTTCTAAACACTTTCAAACCACTATAAGGTGGTGATTAGTCGGAATGTAActgtagaaaatttactttataaTTTAGTTTGTAGGATTTTTGATTTATCTTTAAGGGATatagctttaaaatttcctacagcTAAAAAGATGAgactttagaaaataagatttttacaaccattttttgtgtgtttttgatgtagctttagttttttttttttgtagctttaaaaaccaagataaaacatgattggtaatatttaaggttgtagatgaaaattaaagctaaagtcaaTTCCTACAGCCTAACCAATCACCCCCttaaatctcataaattcaaaagttaGTTctagctagcgtttgcggttgtggATGGTTGCGTGAggatgatttaaaaaaaaaatataaatacaaaaataaaaatattcaataaaaaaattaaattggaattataaaatactaaaatatatctattatactttaattaatattataaattttaaaaataaaaatattttatataatttttaaaaatttaaaactaaaagtttctaaatataatttttttatttattataattttataatttttgatatttttataattatgtaaaatgtAAAGGTTTTTAATTTACTATTTAACCAAtgttgtatttggtagttaaccagtcataagtatcccgcaaacacaccaatttctaaccgcagaaccagccgtacaaatctcttaaaaccgctagaaccacaaccacccgcatccgcaaactgcTGCAACCGCAACCACTGCGTTTGAACCCGCCAGACCCTTAATTTATTCGGttactaaaattattttcaaataactaCGTTTGTTTCAGATTTTAATAGAGCAATATAAAATTTTACCCGCGTTATAAAACGCGGAACTAATTtctgatttataaaaaaattacttcatgaaaattaaaagttttaacataatttatgcatttttTAATCTTGCATATAAGttatgtttaaatttatgtaCATCATCTATTCTAATTCTCAATcggattaaaattttggattttatatgagttttgtattaatatatttaaaagttagatgaaaataatttattcaaaatttattttgaagtttatttttatatcttgatcttatattttctaataaaattgAATAGAAATTAAAATATGTCAGTTTAACTCGCATCATACTGGTAACTGAAATGAGAAAATCTGATATTTACCTTGT comes from Brassica rapa cultivar Chiifu-401-42 chromosome A02, CAAS_Brap_v3.01, whole genome shotgun sequence and encodes:
- the LOC103852619 gene encoding glutathione S-transferase U12 isoform X2; amino-acid sequence: MAQNGSNSTVKLLGTWSSPFALRGRVALHLKSVEYEYIEEADVLNSKSDLLLKSNPIHKKVPVLIHGDVSICESLNIVQYVDESWPSKPSILPSDPKDRAAARFWAHFVDGNVSSFTNTFVSLYITLVEYVYNVVNMVQCFESIDAAAGAKDEAGRMTAAGSLIECLAALEEGFQKSNKGGDFFGGQNIGYVDIACGAILGPLSVIEAFSGMKFLSPETTPGLVQWAEIFKAHEAVKPYMPTVAEFIEFAKQKFNV
- the LOC103852619 gene encoding glutathione S-transferase U12 isoform X1, with the translated sequence MAQNGSNSTVKLLGTWSSPFALRGRVALHLKSVEYEYIEEADVLNSKSDLLLKSNPIHKKVPVLIHGDVSICESLNIVQYVDESWPSKPSILPSDPKDRAAARFWAHFVDGNVSSFTNTFVSLYITLVEYVYNVVNMVQCFESIDAAAGAKDEAGRMTAAGSLIECLAALEEGFQKSNKGGDFFGGQNIGYVDIACGAILGPLSVIEAFSGMKFLSPETTPGLVQWAEIFKAHEAVKPYMPTVAEFIEFAKQKFNV